Proteins encoded by one window of Oreochromis niloticus isolate F11D_XX linkage group LG17, O_niloticus_UMD_NMBU, whole genome shotgun sequence:
- the mybpc1 gene encoding myosin-binding protein C, slow-type isoform X1: MPEPTKKDETPNGQPEESVAPESSGAPPPPEISLEVSPPPEAVAEGKEPVETDGKKPESTEPEPVQAVVAQEPCPAVNGSIQPQPGGVGVKEQAESANSTLKEEGTCSPPPPDDAKPAATTPSPTPHPEDSSSTKKLSVELPNDSVPVPAMGRKDSVWSLGEGQAPDELEKPVDNPPLSTLLIESPQSGTVTVGGDITFVAKVEAKDLLRKPTVKWFKGKWMDLASKTGKHLQLKETFDRVTKVHTFEMHIIKAKDNYAGNYRCEVNYKDKFDSCSFDLEVKEAGTGSQNIDIRSAFKRSSEGQEDAGELDFSGLLKHRNQREHKQQDDTPEVDVWEILKNARPDQYEKIAFMYGITDLRGLLKRLKKMPKEEKKLEAFAKKLEPAYQVDKGGKIRLVVDLADPTVELKWYKNGQEIRPSPNQRKYIFEHKGTQRIMVINNCSANDDAAYSVVAGDEKCSTELFVKELPVKIVKGLEPVKTTVNERIELECEVSEEGAQVKWLKNGVEVPTGVRSRYRVKCEGTKHFLVIDDASRDDTGTYSIMASGGTSEAHIQVDLKPLKVYQDLQDMTVLLGQPIKLHCEIYPGNVPGRWYRNGQLIQPSDRINIIHRNKVHRLEIAASSLHDAGDYTFVPEGYSQSLSAKIHIIDPPRVHLDSLNFPDNTVTVVAGNKLRLEIPISGEPAPRVVWMKGERVILESGHRIHAETYSDHTSLTIEVTEREDTGNYKIVLQNEAGEATASVKIKVVDIPDPPEAPLVPEVGGDWCSMTWEPPKYDGGSPILGYYVERKKKQSSRWMRLNFDLIKETTFEPKKMIEGVPYEVRIFAVNAIGVSKPSEPSKAFTPLAVTSEPTMLVVDDVTDTTVTVKWRPPETIGAAGLDGYLVEYCVEGTNDWVISNKELTEKTRYTITGLSPGCKILVRVKAVNAAGASAPRTLQHAILVKEVVEPPKIRVPRHLKQTYIRKVGETVNLVVPFMGKPRPKVTWLKDGIPIEPSQVSIRNTDCDSIIFIRKAERSHSGKYDMTVQVENHVDTAILDIQIVDLPGPPQCVNIEDVWGGNVALVWTPPKDNGNAPITGYTIQKADKKTMEWFTCIEHYHRNCITITELVVGNEYFFRIFSENMCGLSETATQTKKSALIVKEGLQMKTQEYNDHDFKEAPKFTQPLINTFAVAGYNTTLNCSVRANPRPKVIWMKNKITIIDDPRYRMFSSQGVCTLEIRKPSPYDGGMYTCKAINELGEAQVDCKLEVKGGFTFYELMQRGVPLHLIDKYMTESKVVEQEK, encoded by the exons ATGATGCTAAACCTGCAGCCACTACCCCATCCCCAACACCTCATCCAG aggaTTCCAGTTCAACCAAGAAACTCTCAGTTGAGCTGCCTA aTGATAGCGTCCCTGTGCCAGCCATGGGGAGAAAGGACTCAG TGTGGTCTCTGGGAGAGGGTCAGGCACCAGACGAACTGGAAAAGCCAGTTGACAACCCACCGCTCTCCACCCTGCTGATCGAGAGCCCCCAAAGTGGTACTGTCACTGTGG GTGGTGACATCACCTTTGTTGCCAAAGTGGAGGCCAAAGATCTTCTGCGCAAACCAACTGTCAAGTGGTTTAAAGGGAAATGGATGGATCTGGCCAGCAAGACAGGAAAACATCTACAGCTAAAAGAGACCTTTGACCGAGTCACAAAG GTCCACACATTTGAGATGCACATCATCAAGGCCAAAGATAACTATGCTGGGAACTACAGGTGCGAGGTCAACTACAAGGACAAGTTTGATAGCTGTTCTTTTGACTTGGAAGTTAAAG AAGCTGGAACGGGCTCACAGAATATTGACATTCGATCCGCTTTCAAGAGAAG CAGTGAAGGACAAGAAGATGCAGGAGAGCTTGACTTTAGTGGTCTTCTAAAACATAG AAATCAGAG GGAGCACAAACAGCAGGATGACACTCCAGAGGTGGATGTGTGGGAGATCCTGAAGAACGCCCGGCCAGATCAGTATGAAAAGATTGCCTTTATGTACGGCATCACAGACCTGAGGGGTCTGCTGAAGAGGCTGAAAAAGATGCCTAAAGAGGAGAAGAAGCTGGAAG CTTTTGCAAAGAAGCTGGAACCTGCATATCAGGTGGATAAAGGTGGAAAGATCCGCTTAGTGGTGGACCTGGCTGACCCCACAGTTGAACTGAAGTGGTACAAGAACGGACAGGAAATCAGGCCTTCGCCCAA TCAAAGGAA GTATATTTTTGAGCATAAGGGCACACAAAGGATTATGGTCATCAACAACTGCTCCGCCAATGATGACGCAGCCTATTCGGTAGTCGCAGGAGATGAGAAATGTAGCACAGAGCTTTTTGTCAAAG AGTTACCAGTTAAGATAGTTAAAGGTCTTGAGCCTGTGAAGACCACAGTGAACGAGAGGATTGAGCTGGAGTGTGAAGTGTCAGAGGAAGGTGCTCAAGTCAAATG GTTGAAGAATGGTGTTGAGGTTCCAACAGGGGTGCGATCGAGATATCGAGTTAAGTGTGAAGGAACTAAACACTTTTTGGTGATTGATGACGCCTCACGAGACGATACTGGGACATACTCCATCATGGCCTCTGGTGGCACCTCTGAGGCTCATATACAAGTTGACT TGAAACCGCTGAAGGTGTACCAGGACCTGCAGGACATGACGGTACTGCTGGGTCAGCCCATCAAGTTGCACTGTGAGATTTACCCAGGAAACGTCCCAGGCCGCTGGTACAGGAATGGACAGCTGATCCAACCCAGCGATCGCATCAACATCATACACAGAAATAA agTCCATCGACTTGAAATTGCAGCCAGCTCCCTTCACGATGCAGGAGATTACACTTTCGTACCTGAGGGGTATTCACAGAGCCTTTCTGCCAAAATCCACATCATTG ACCCTCCGAGGGTACACTTGGACAGCTTGAACTTTCCAGACAACACTGTAACTGTCGTGGCAGGAAATAAACTCCGCTTAGAGATCCCAATCAGTGGAGAACCAGCACCCAGAGTGGTGTGGATGAAGGGTGAAAGG GTGATTCTCGAGTCAGGTCACCGCATCCACGCTGAGACATACAGTGACCATACGAGTCTGACAATTGAGGTCACTGAGCGGGAGGACACAGGAAACTACAAGATAGTCCTGCAGAACGAGGCTGGTGAAGCCACAGCAAGTGTCAAAATCAAGGTTGTTG ATATCCCCGACCCTCCTGAAGCTCCCTTGGTTCCAGAGGTGGGTGGTGATTGGTGTTCTATGACATGGGAACCTCCAAAATACGATGGAGGCTCGCCAATATTAG GCTATTAcgttgagagaaaaaagaagcagagcTCCAGATGGATGAGACTGAACTTTGACCTGATCAAGGAGACTACATTTGAACCCAAGAAGATGATTGAAGGAGTGCCGTATGAAGTGCGGATCTTTGCAGTCAACGCCATCGGTGTGTCCAAACCCAGTGAACCTTCCAAAGCCTTTACTCCTCTCG CTGTTACCAGTGAACCCACCATGCTGGTCGTGGATGATGTTACTGACACCACTGTGACCGTAAAGTGGCGTCCACCTGAAACCATTGGAGCTGCTGGGCTGGACGGATACTTAGTGGAGTATTGCGTAGAAGGAA CTAATGATTGGGTAATATCCAACAAGGAGCTGACAGAGAAAACCAGGTACACCATCACCGGTCTGAGTCCAGGGTGTAAAATTTTAGTTCGTGTCAAAGCCGTCAATGCAGCTGGAGCTAGCGCTCCACGTACCCTGCAGCATGCTATCCTGGTTAAAGAGGTTGTTG AACCACCCAAGATCCGCGTCCCACGGCACTTGAAGCAGACTTACATTCGCAAAGTTGGAGAAACAGTCAACCTCGTGGTGCCATTTATG GGCAAACCCCGACCGAAGGTCACCTGGCTGAAGGATGGCATCCCTATAGAGCCTTCGCAAGTTAGCATCCGTAACACAGACTGTGACAGCATCATCTTCATCCGCAAAGCAGAGCGCAGCCACTCTGGGAAGTATGACATGACAGTGCAGGTTGAAAACCATGTGGACACAGCCATACTTGACATACAGATTGTAG ATCTACCTGGACCTCCTCAGTGTGTGAATATTGAAGATGTTTGGGGTGGAAATGTAGCTCTGGTCTGGACTCCTCCAAAGGACAATGGGAACGCCCCAATAACAGGCTACACCATTCAAAAAGCAGACAAAAAGACAATG GAATGGTTCACGTGCATTGAGCACTACCATCGCAACTGTATTACCATCACAGAACTGGTAGTTGGGAACGAGTACTTCTTCAGGATCTTCTCTGAGAATATGTGTGGCCTGAGTGAAACCGCCACCCAAACCAAAAAGAGTGCTCTCATCGTCAAAGAAG GCTTGCAGATGAAAACACAAGAGTACAATGACCACGACTTCAAGGAGGCGCCGAAGTTCACGCAGCCACTTATCAACACTTTCGCCGTGGCCGGCTACAACACTACTCTTAACTGCAGCGTGCGTGCCAACCCAAGG CCCAAAGTGATCTGGATGAAGAATAAGATAACCATCATTGACGATCCGCGCTACCGTATGTTTAGCAGCCAAGGAGTCTGCACTCTGGAGATCAGGAAGCCCAGCCCCTATGATGGTGGAATGTACACCTGCAAGGCCATCAATGAACTAGGAGAGGCTCAAGTGGACTGCAAactggaggtcaaag GAGGCTTCACCTTCTATGAACTCATGCAACGTGGAGTGCCCCTACATCTGATTGACAAGTATATGACCGAGTCGAAGGTTGTTGAGCAAGAGAAGTAA
- the mybpc1 gene encoding myosin-binding protein C, slow-type isoform X7: MPEPTKKDETPNGQPEDDAKPAATTPSPTPHPEDSSSTKKLSVELPNDSVPVPAMGRKDSVWSLGEGQAPDELEKPVDNPPLSTLLIESPQSGTVTVGGDITFVAKVEAKDLLRKPTVKWFKGKWMDLASKTGKHLQLKETFDRVTKVHTFEMHIIKAKDNYAGNYRCEVNYKDKFDSCSFDLEVKEAGTGSQNIDIRSAFKRSSEGQEDAGELDFSGLLKHRNQREHKQQDDTPEVDVWEILKNARPDQYEKIAFMYGITDLRGLLKRLKKMPKEEKKLEAFAKKLEPAYQVDKGGKIRLVVDLADPTVELKWYKNGQEIRPSPNQRKYIFEHKGTQRIMVINNCSANDDAAYSVVAGDEKCSTELFVKELPVKIVKGLEPVKTTVNERIELECEVSEEGAQVKWLKNGVEVPTGVRSRYRVKCEGTKHFLVIDDASRDDTGTYSIMASGGTSEAHIQVDLKPLKVYQDLQDMTVLLGQPIKLHCEIYPGNVPGRWYRNGQLIQPSDRINIIHRNKVHRLEIAASSLHDAGDYTFVPEGYSQSLSAKIHIIDPPRVHLDSLNFPDNTVTVVAGNKLRLEIPISGEPAPRVVWMKGERVILESGHRIHAETYSDHTSLTIEVTEREDTGNYKIVLQNEAGEATASVKIKVVDIPDPPEAPLVPEVGGDWCSMTWEPPKYDGGSPILGYYVERKKKQSSRWMRLNFDLIKETTFEPKKMIEGVPYEVRIFAVNAIGVSKPSEPSKAFTPLAVTSEPTMLVVDDVTDTTVTVKWRPPETIGAAGLDGYLVEYCVEGTNDWVISNKELTEKTRYTITGLSPGCKILVRVKAVNAAGASAPRTLQHAILVKEVVEPPKIRVPRHLKQTYIRKVGETVNLVVPFMGKPRPKVTWLKDGIPIEPSQVSIRNTDCDSIIFIRKAERSHSGKYDMTVQVENHVDTAILDIQIVDLPGPPQCVNIEDVWGGNVALVWTPPKDNGNAPITGYTIQKADKKTMEWFTCIEHYHRNCITITELVVGNEYFFRIFSENMCGLSETATQTKKSALIVKEGLQMKTQEYNDHDFKEAPKFTQPLINTFAVAGYNTTLNCSVRANPRPKVIWMKNKITIIDDPRYRMFSSQGVCTLEIRKPSPYDGGMYTCKAINELGEAQVDCKLEVKGGFTFYELMQRGVPLHLIDKYMTESKVVEQEK, encoded by the exons ATGATGCTAAACCTGCAGCCACTACCCCATCCCCAACACCTCATCCAG aggaTTCCAGTTCAACCAAGAAACTCTCAGTTGAGCTGCCTA aTGATAGCGTCCCTGTGCCAGCCATGGGGAGAAAGGACTCAG TGTGGTCTCTGGGAGAGGGTCAGGCACCAGACGAACTGGAAAAGCCAGTTGACAACCCACCGCTCTCCACCCTGCTGATCGAGAGCCCCCAAAGTGGTACTGTCACTGTGG GTGGTGACATCACCTTTGTTGCCAAAGTGGAGGCCAAAGATCTTCTGCGCAAACCAACTGTCAAGTGGTTTAAAGGGAAATGGATGGATCTGGCCAGCAAGACAGGAAAACATCTACAGCTAAAAGAGACCTTTGACCGAGTCACAAAG GTCCACACATTTGAGATGCACATCATCAAGGCCAAAGATAACTATGCTGGGAACTACAGGTGCGAGGTCAACTACAAGGACAAGTTTGATAGCTGTTCTTTTGACTTGGAAGTTAAAG AAGCTGGAACGGGCTCACAGAATATTGACATTCGATCCGCTTTCAAGAGAAG CAGTGAAGGACAAGAAGATGCAGGAGAGCTTGACTTTAGTGGTCTTCTAAAACATAG AAATCAGAG GGAGCACAAACAGCAGGATGACACTCCAGAGGTGGATGTGTGGGAGATCCTGAAGAACGCCCGGCCAGATCAGTATGAAAAGATTGCCTTTATGTACGGCATCACAGACCTGAGGGGTCTGCTGAAGAGGCTGAAAAAGATGCCTAAAGAGGAGAAGAAGCTGGAAG CTTTTGCAAAGAAGCTGGAACCTGCATATCAGGTGGATAAAGGTGGAAAGATCCGCTTAGTGGTGGACCTGGCTGACCCCACAGTTGAACTGAAGTGGTACAAGAACGGACAGGAAATCAGGCCTTCGCCCAA TCAAAGGAA GTATATTTTTGAGCATAAGGGCACACAAAGGATTATGGTCATCAACAACTGCTCCGCCAATGATGACGCAGCCTATTCGGTAGTCGCAGGAGATGAGAAATGTAGCACAGAGCTTTTTGTCAAAG AGTTACCAGTTAAGATAGTTAAAGGTCTTGAGCCTGTGAAGACCACAGTGAACGAGAGGATTGAGCTGGAGTGTGAAGTGTCAGAGGAAGGTGCTCAAGTCAAATG GTTGAAGAATGGTGTTGAGGTTCCAACAGGGGTGCGATCGAGATATCGAGTTAAGTGTGAAGGAACTAAACACTTTTTGGTGATTGATGACGCCTCACGAGACGATACTGGGACATACTCCATCATGGCCTCTGGTGGCACCTCTGAGGCTCATATACAAGTTGACT TGAAACCGCTGAAGGTGTACCAGGACCTGCAGGACATGACGGTACTGCTGGGTCAGCCCATCAAGTTGCACTGTGAGATTTACCCAGGAAACGTCCCAGGCCGCTGGTACAGGAATGGACAGCTGATCCAACCCAGCGATCGCATCAACATCATACACAGAAATAA agTCCATCGACTTGAAATTGCAGCCAGCTCCCTTCACGATGCAGGAGATTACACTTTCGTACCTGAGGGGTATTCACAGAGCCTTTCTGCCAAAATCCACATCATTG ACCCTCCGAGGGTACACTTGGACAGCTTGAACTTTCCAGACAACACTGTAACTGTCGTGGCAGGAAATAAACTCCGCTTAGAGATCCCAATCAGTGGAGAACCAGCACCCAGAGTGGTGTGGATGAAGGGTGAAAGG GTGATTCTCGAGTCAGGTCACCGCATCCACGCTGAGACATACAGTGACCATACGAGTCTGACAATTGAGGTCACTGAGCGGGAGGACACAGGAAACTACAAGATAGTCCTGCAGAACGAGGCTGGTGAAGCCACAGCAAGTGTCAAAATCAAGGTTGTTG ATATCCCCGACCCTCCTGAAGCTCCCTTGGTTCCAGAGGTGGGTGGTGATTGGTGTTCTATGACATGGGAACCTCCAAAATACGATGGAGGCTCGCCAATATTAG GCTATTAcgttgagagaaaaaagaagcagagcTCCAGATGGATGAGACTGAACTTTGACCTGATCAAGGAGACTACATTTGAACCCAAGAAGATGATTGAAGGAGTGCCGTATGAAGTGCGGATCTTTGCAGTCAACGCCATCGGTGTGTCCAAACCCAGTGAACCTTCCAAAGCCTTTACTCCTCTCG CTGTTACCAGTGAACCCACCATGCTGGTCGTGGATGATGTTACTGACACCACTGTGACCGTAAAGTGGCGTCCACCTGAAACCATTGGAGCTGCTGGGCTGGACGGATACTTAGTGGAGTATTGCGTAGAAGGAA CTAATGATTGGGTAATATCCAACAAGGAGCTGACAGAGAAAACCAGGTACACCATCACCGGTCTGAGTCCAGGGTGTAAAATTTTAGTTCGTGTCAAAGCCGTCAATGCAGCTGGAGCTAGCGCTCCACGTACCCTGCAGCATGCTATCCTGGTTAAAGAGGTTGTTG AACCACCCAAGATCCGCGTCCCACGGCACTTGAAGCAGACTTACATTCGCAAAGTTGGAGAAACAGTCAACCTCGTGGTGCCATTTATG GGCAAACCCCGACCGAAGGTCACCTGGCTGAAGGATGGCATCCCTATAGAGCCTTCGCAAGTTAGCATCCGTAACACAGACTGTGACAGCATCATCTTCATCCGCAAAGCAGAGCGCAGCCACTCTGGGAAGTATGACATGACAGTGCAGGTTGAAAACCATGTGGACACAGCCATACTTGACATACAGATTGTAG ATCTACCTGGACCTCCTCAGTGTGTGAATATTGAAGATGTTTGGGGTGGAAATGTAGCTCTGGTCTGGACTCCTCCAAAGGACAATGGGAACGCCCCAATAACAGGCTACACCATTCAAAAAGCAGACAAAAAGACAATG GAATGGTTCACGTGCATTGAGCACTACCATCGCAACTGTATTACCATCACAGAACTGGTAGTTGGGAACGAGTACTTCTTCAGGATCTTCTCTGAGAATATGTGTGGCCTGAGTGAAACCGCCACCCAAACCAAAAAGAGTGCTCTCATCGTCAAAGAAG GCTTGCAGATGAAAACACAAGAGTACAATGACCACGACTTCAAGGAGGCGCCGAAGTTCACGCAGCCACTTATCAACACTTTCGCCGTGGCCGGCTACAACACTACTCTTAACTGCAGCGTGCGTGCCAACCCAAGG CCCAAAGTGATCTGGATGAAGAATAAGATAACCATCATTGACGATCCGCGCTACCGTATGTTTAGCAGCCAAGGAGTCTGCACTCTGGAGATCAGGAAGCCCAGCCCCTATGATGGTGGAATGTACACCTGCAAGGCCATCAATGAACTAGGAGAGGCTCAAGTGGACTGCAAactggaggtcaaag GAGGCTTCACCTTCTATGAACTCATGCAACGTGGAGTGCCCCTACATCTGATTGACAAGTATATGACCGAGTCGAAGGTTGTTGAGCAAGAGAAGTAA
- the mybpc1 gene encoding myosin-binding protein C, slow-type isoform X8, with the protein MPEPTKKDETPNGQPEEDSSSTKKLSVELPNDSVPVPAMGRKDSVWSLGEGQAPDELEKPVDNPPLSTLLIESPQSGTVTVGGDITFVAKVEAKDLLRKPTVKWFKGKWMDLASKTGKHLQLKETFDRVTKVHTFEMHIIKAKDNYAGNYRCEVNYKDKFDSCSFDLEVKEAGTGSQNIDIRSAFKRSSEGQEDAGELDFSGLLKHRNQREHKQQDDTPEVDVWEILKNARPDQYEKIAFMYGITDLRGLLKRLKKMPKEEKKLEAFAKKLEPAYQVDKGGKIRLVVDLADPTVELKWYKNGQEIRPSPNQRKYIFEHKGTQRIMVINNCSANDDAAYSVVAGDEKCSTELFVKELPVKIVKGLEPVKTTVNERIELECEVSEEGAQVKWLKNGVEVPTGVRSRYRVKCEGTKHFLVIDDASRDDTGTYSIMASGGTSEAHIQVDLKPLKVYQDLQDMTVLLGQPIKLHCEIYPGNVPGRWYRNGQLIQPSDRINIIHRNKVHRLEIAASSLHDAGDYTFVPEGYSQSLSAKIHIIDPPRVHLDSLNFPDNTVTVVAGNKLRLEIPISGEPAPRVVWMKGERVILESGHRIHAETYSDHTSLTIEVTEREDTGNYKIVLQNEAGEATASVKIKVVDIPDPPEAPLVPEVGGDWCSMTWEPPKYDGGSPILGYYVERKKKQSSRWMRLNFDLIKETTFEPKKMIEGVPYEVRIFAVNAIGVSKPSEPSKAFTPLAVTSEPTMLVVDDVTDTTVTVKWRPPETIGAAGLDGYLVEYCVEGTNDWVISNKELTEKTRYTITGLSPGCKILVRVKAVNAAGASAPRTLQHAILVKEVVEPPKIRVPRHLKQTYIRKVGETVNLVVPFMGKPRPKVTWLKDGIPIEPSQVSIRNTDCDSIIFIRKAERSHSGKYDMTVQVENHVDTAILDIQIVDLPGPPQCVNIEDVWGGNVALVWTPPKDNGNAPITGYTIQKADKKTMEWFTCIEHYHRNCITITELVVGNEYFFRIFSENMCGLSETATQTKKSALIVKEGLQMKTQEYNDHDFKEAPKFTQPLINTFAVAGYNTTLNCSVRANPRPKVIWMKNKITIIDDPRYRMFSSQGVCTLEIRKPSPYDGGMYTCKAINELGEAQVDCKLEVKGGFTFYELMQRGVPLHLIDKYMTESKVVEQEK; encoded by the exons aggaTTCCAGTTCAACCAAGAAACTCTCAGTTGAGCTGCCTA aTGATAGCGTCCCTGTGCCAGCCATGGGGAGAAAGGACTCAG TGTGGTCTCTGGGAGAGGGTCAGGCACCAGACGAACTGGAAAAGCCAGTTGACAACCCACCGCTCTCCACCCTGCTGATCGAGAGCCCCCAAAGTGGTACTGTCACTGTGG GTGGTGACATCACCTTTGTTGCCAAAGTGGAGGCCAAAGATCTTCTGCGCAAACCAACTGTCAAGTGGTTTAAAGGGAAATGGATGGATCTGGCCAGCAAGACAGGAAAACATCTACAGCTAAAAGAGACCTTTGACCGAGTCACAAAG GTCCACACATTTGAGATGCACATCATCAAGGCCAAAGATAACTATGCTGGGAACTACAGGTGCGAGGTCAACTACAAGGACAAGTTTGATAGCTGTTCTTTTGACTTGGAAGTTAAAG AAGCTGGAACGGGCTCACAGAATATTGACATTCGATCCGCTTTCAAGAGAAG CAGTGAAGGACAAGAAGATGCAGGAGAGCTTGACTTTAGTGGTCTTCTAAAACATAG AAATCAGAG GGAGCACAAACAGCAGGATGACACTCCAGAGGTGGATGTGTGGGAGATCCTGAAGAACGCCCGGCCAGATCAGTATGAAAAGATTGCCTTTATGTACGGCATCACAGACCTGAGGGGTCTGCTGAAGAGGCTGAAAAAGATGCCTAAAGAGGAGAAGAAGCTGGAAG CTTTTGCAAAGAAGCTGGAACCTGCATATCAGGTGGATAAAGGTGGAAAGATCCGCTTAGTGGTGGACCTGGCTGACCCCACAGTTGAACTGAAGTGGTACAAGAACGGACAGGAAATCAGGCCTTCGCCCAA TCAAAGGAA GTATATTTTTGAGCATAAGGGCACACAAAGGATTATGGTCATCAACAACTGCTCCGCCAATGATGACGCAGCCTATTCGGTAGTCGCAGGAGATGAGAAATGTAGCACAGAGCTTTTTGTCAAAG AGTTACCAGTTAAGATAGTTAAAGGTCTTGAGCCTGTGAAGACCACAGTGAACGAGAGGATTGAGCTGGAGTGTGAAGTGTCAGAGGAAGGTGCTCAAGTCAAATG GTTGAAGAATGGTGTTGAGGTTCCAACAGGGGTGCGATCGAGATATCGAGTTAAGTGTGAAGGAACTAAACACTTTTTGGTGATTGATGACGCCTCACGAGACGATACTGGGACATACTCCATCATGGCCTCTGGTGGCACCTCTGAGGCTCATATACAAGTTGACT TGAAACCGCTGAAGGTGTACCAGGACCTGCAGGACATGACGGTACTGCTGGGTCAGCCCATCAAGTTGCACTGTGAGATTTACCCAGGAAACGTCCCAGGCCGCTGGTACAGGAATGGACAGCTGATCCAACCCAGCGATCGCATCAACATCATACACAGAAATAA agTCCATCGACTTGAAATTGCAGCCAGCTCCCTTCACGATGCAGGAGATTACACTTTCGTACCTGAGGGGTATTCACAGAGCCTTTCTGCCAAAATCCACATCATTG ACCCTCCGAGGGTACACTTGGACAGCTTGAACTTTCCAGACAACACTGTAACTGTCGTGGCAGGAAATAAACTCCGCTTAGAGATCCCAATCAGTGGAGAACCAGCACCCAGAGTGGTGTGGATGAAGGGTGAAAGG GTGATTCTCGAGTCAGGTCACCGCATCCACGCTGAGACATACAGTGACCATACGAGTCTGACAATTGAGGTCACTGAGCGGGAGGACACAGGAAACTACAAGATAGTCCTGCAGAACGAGGCTGGTGAAGCCACAGCAAGTGTCAAAATCAAGGTTGTTG ATATCCCCGACCCTCCTGAAGCTCCCTTGGTTCCAGAGGTGGGTGGTGATTGGTGTTCTATGACATGGGAACCTCCAAAATACGATGGAGGCTCGCCAATATTAG GCTATTAcgttgagagaaaaaagaagcagagcTCCAGATGGATGAGACTGAACTTTGACCTGATCAAGGAGACTACATTTGAACCCAAGAAGATGATTGAAGGAGTGCCGTATGAAGTGCGGATCTTTGCAGTCAACGCCATCGGTGTGTCCAAACCCAGTGAACCTTCCAAAGCCTTTACTCCTCTCG CTGTTACCAGTGAACCCACCATGCTGGTCGTGGATGATGTTACTGACACCACTGTGACCGTAAAGTGGCGTCCACCTGAAACCATTGGAGCTGCTGGGCTGGACGGATACTTAGTGGAGTATTGCGTAGAAGGAA CTAATGATTGGGTAATATCCAACAAGGAGCTGACAGAGAAAACCAGGTACACCATCACCGGTCTGAGTCCAGGGTGTAAAATTTTAGTTCGTGTCAAAGCCGTCAATGCAGCTGGAGCTAGCGCTCCACGTACCCTGCAGCATGCTATCCTGGTTAAAGAGGTTGTTG AACCACCCAAGATCCGCGTCCCACGGCACTTGAAGCAGACTTACATTCGCAAAGTTGGAGAAACAGTCAACCTCGTGGTGCCATTTATG GGCAAACCCCGACCGAAGGTCACCTGGCTGAAGGATGGCATCCCTATAGAGCCTTCGCAAGTTAGCATCCGTAACACAGACTGTGACAGCATCATCTTCATCCGCAAAGCAGAGCGCAGCCACTCTGGGAAGTATGACATGACAGTGCAGGTTGAAAACCATGTGGACACAGCCATACTTGACATACAGATTGTAG ATCTACCTGGACCTCCTCAGTGTGTGAATATTGAAGATGTTTGGGGTGGAAATGTAGCTCTGGTCTGGACTCCTCCAAAGGACAATGGGAACGCCCCAATAACAGGCTACACCATTCAAAAAGCAGACAAAAAGACAATG GAATGGTTCACGTGCATTGAGCACTACCATCGCAACTGTATTACCATCACAGAACTGGTAGTTGGGAACGAGTACTTCTTCAGGATCTTCTCTGAGAATATGTGTGGCCTGAGTGAAACCGCCACCCAAACCAAAAAGAGTGCTCTCATCGTCAAAGAAG GCTTGCAGATGAAAACACAAGAGTACAATGACCACGACTTCAAGGAGGCGCCGAAGTTCACGCAGCCACTTATCAACACTTTCGCCGTGGCCGGCTACAACACTACTCTTAACTGCAGCGTGCGTGCCAACCCAAGG CCCAAAGTGATCTGGATGAAGAATAAGATAACCATCATTGACGATCCGCGCTACCGTATGTTTAGCAGCCAAGGAGTCTGCACTCTGGAGATCAGGAAGCCCAGCCCCTATGATGGTGGAATGTACACCTGCAAGGCCATCAATGAACTAGGAGAGGCTCAAGTGGACTGCAAactggaggtcaaag GAGGCTTCACCTTCTATGAACTCATGCAACGTGGAGTGCCCCTACATCTGATTGACAAGTATATGACCGAGTCGAAGGTTGTTGAGCAAGAGAAGTAA